A region from the Sander vitreus isolate 19-12246 chromosome 1, sanVit1, whole genome shotgun sequence genome encodes:
- the wdr93 gene encoding WD repeat-containing protein 93, whose protein sequence is MSMYTREGTQDPYMEAACKTETSRMKTPSLELYGATQLPESTNCLACSEDGKYLSLGHSQGLSVWCASSLICAAEWLQDTLEITSIQMTRMAERAYLLGTIDDMGVARVFAYHREGIHLLSVINIMENINRRSICLTFELSEGGDYGAASISCNSIVWLEVYHFPSEAWLKELDKREREKQDPNLSGDLDVKLSPVAMVIKIKPPKIPAGTALDDPLKVLQMTDFFTHCLALDVDTSSSRQWEEQSFDTSAGKTKETDESPRRCTQHFLLPCGQFPGDSKAKSQPDGLPVAFCVWWGGSHHLLQFLLQKAPKNKPDVEPMPDVLWPNAKEILCSAVSKCTRYIALGLDDALACVWDRQSGSPLSVVLVSAADSAFFRMQFVDYWPESPDDSLTFTAEKVYILVLCKSGAMHTVTTGRGAQSCTVQLSERPKDSGDLPTVTASVPFLQSLSLVVQRNGKMFLQDVINKTTVCFLIPPTTHLIATPCNPVYALNSKQQTLFIQGDQNHSCSPSEGGSQSQLFIFRFGEADIIKQYVVSLPDSPRQLNTLSCVNLEETCNLYLHQRALSVEERNKAMTQTWKQLHETAVMVQQRHSRAAAS, encoded by the exons ATGTCCATGTACACCAGAGAAGGTACCCAAGACCCATATATGGAGGCAGCTTGCAAAACAGAAACATCCAGAATGAAAACGCCTAGTTTGGAACTGTACGGTGCAACACAG CTTCCAGAGAGCACCAACTGCTTGGCGTGCTCGGAAGACGGCAAGTACCTCAGCCTGGGTCACTCCCAGGGCTTGTCTGTGTGGTGTGCATCTTCTCTGATCTGTGCTGCAGAGTGGCTGCAGGACACACTGGAAATAACATCTATTCAAATGACCAGAATGGCTGAGAGAGCCTATCTGCTTGGCACCATTGATGATATGG GTGTTGCCAGAGTCTTTGCATATCACCGTGAAGGCATTCACCTCCTCAGTGTTATTAACATCATG GAAAATATCAACAGAAGGAGCATTTGCTTGACATTTGAACTGTCTGAAGGGGGAGATTATGGAGCTGCGTCAATCAGCT GTAACAGtattgtttggctcgaggtctaCCACTTTCCCTCAGAAGCATGGCTGAAAGAGttagacaagagagagagagaaaaacag GACCCAAACCTATCCGGAGATCTGGATGTGAAATTGTCTCCAGTTGCAATGGTGATTAAAATCAAGCCACCCAAAATTCCAGCAG GGACGGCATTAGATGATCCCCTTAAGGTGCTGCAAATGACAGACTTTTTTACGCACTGTTTGGCTCTGGATGTAGACACCAGCAGCAGTCGTCAATGGGAGGAGCAGTCTTTTGATACAAGTGCAGGAAAAACAAAGGAAACTGATGAAAGCCCAAG ACGTTGCACCCAGCACTTTCTTCTGCCTTGTGGTCAGTTTCCTGGTGACAGTAAAGCAAAGTCTCAGCCAG atggATTACCTGTTGCGTTCTGTGTGTGGTGGGGTGGCAGCCATCATCTTCTTCAGTTTTTGCTGCAAAAAGCACCAAAGAACAAACCAG ATGTGGAACCCATGCCAGATGTGTTGTGGCCAAATGCAAAGGAAATCCTTTGCTCTGCTGTTAGTAAATGCACCCGTTACATAGCTCTTGGGCTTGATGATGCTTTGGCGTGTGTGTGGGACAGGCAGTCTG GGTCTCCATTGTCTGTTGTCTTGGTGTCAGCAGCAGACAGTGCCTTCTTTAGGATGCAATTTGTGGATTACTGGCCAGAATCTCCTGATGATTCCCTGACTTTTACTGCAGAAAAAGTCTATATTTTGGTGTTGTGTAAAAGTGGAGCAATGCATACAGTCACTACAGGACGAGGGGCACAATCCTGCACAGTGCAGCTCTCTGAAAG GCCAAAAGACAGCGGCGACCTCCCAACTGTCACTGCATCAGTGCCGTTCCTGCAGAGTTTG TCACTTGTGGTgcaaagaaatggaaaaatgttcCTCCAAGATGTCATCAACAAAACCACTGTGTGCTTCTTGATTCCTCCCACAACTCATCTGATTGCCACACCCTGCAATCCTGTTTATGCTCTgaacagcaaacagcagactCTGTTCATACAAG GTGACCAGAACCACAGCTGCAGTCCTTCTGAAGGAGGAAGCCAGAGTCAGCTTTTCATCTTCCGTTTTGGAGAGGCTGACATCATCAAGCAATATGTCGTTTCACTTCCAGACTCTCCACGACAACTAAACACACTGAGCTGTGTTAATCTAGAGGAAACCTGCAATCTCTACCTCCACCAAAG AGCGCTGTCTGTGGAAGAAAGGAACAAAGCTATGACGCAGACATGGAAGCAGCTACATGAAACTGCTGTGATGGTGCAACAAAGACACAGCAGAGCTGCAGCCAGCTGA
- the LOC144522706 gene encoding LOW QUALITY PROTEIN: gonadotropin-releasing hormone II receptor-like (The sequence of the model RefSeq protein was modified relative to this genomic sequence to represent the inferred CDS: inserted 2 bases in 1 codon) — protein sequence MNATLCDSAATMYHLTTDHQLNVSCNNSSPFSNWTVEDDALQLPTFTTAAKIRVIITCILCGISAFCNLAVLWAAHRDGKRKSHVRVLIINLTVADLLVTFIVMPVDAVWNITVQWLAGDFACRLLMFLKLQAMYSCAFVTVVISLDRQSAILNPLAISKASKRNRVMLTVAWGMSVMLSVPQMFLFHNVTIIHPEEFTQCATRGSFVTHWHETAYNMFTFSCLFLLPLVIMITCYTRIFCEISKRLKKDNLPSNEVHLRCSKNNIPRARMRTLKMSIVIVSSFIICWTPYYLLGLWYWFFPEDLEXGKVSHSLTHILFIFGLVNACLDPVIYGLFTIHFRKGLRRFYCNATTKSNLDNMTVLTASLTCATNSLPLKREVSPASQDKFMLSSDDNHSKAELTSTRSRFLTADNDAERDPKQSSLESII from the exons ATGAACGCCACTCTGTGTGACTCTGCAGCAACCATGTATCACCTGACAACAGACCACCAACTGAACGTTAGCTGCAACAATTCCTCGCCCTTTTCCAACTGGACAGTGGAGGATGATGCCCTGCAGCTGCCCACATTCACCACAGCAGCCAAAATCAGAGTGATTATTACTTGCATTCTATGTGGCATATCTGCCTTTTGCAACCTTGCTGTGCTTTGGGCGGCACACAGAGATGGAAAACGCAAATCCCACGTCAGGGTGCTGATAATCAACCTGACGGTGGCTGATCTGCTGGTCACCTTCATTGTGATGCCTGTGGATGCCGTGTGGAACATCACAGTCCAGTGGCTCGCTGGGGACTTTGCCTGCAGGCTACTGATGTTTCTTAAGCTGCAGGCGATGTACTCCTGCGCCTTTGTCACCGTGGTGATTAGTCTGGATAGGCAGTCAGCCATCCTCAACCCTCTGGCTATCAGTAAAGCCAGTAAGAGGAACAGAGTCATGCTGACTGTGGCGTGGGGCATGAGTGTGATGCTGTCAGTCCCTCAG ATGTTCCTTTTTCACAATGTGACCATCATTCACCCCGAGGAATTCACTCAGTGTGCCACACGTGGAAGTTTTGTCACTCACTGGCATGAAACGGCCTACAACATGTTCACTTTTTCCTGCCTGTTCCTGCTGCCTCTGGTCATCATGATCACCTGCTACACCAGGATCTTCTGTGAGATCTCCAAACGACTGAAAAAGGACAACT TGCCCTCCAATGAAGTGCATTTGCGGTGTTCAAAGAATAACATCCCCAGAGCCCGGATGAGAACTCTAAAAATGAGTATTGTGATTGTCTCGTCTTTCATTATCTGCTGGACTCCATACTACCTGCTGGGCCTCTGGTACTGGTTCTTCCCTGAGGACCTTGA GGGGAAGGTCTCCCACTCACTGACCCACATCCTGTTCATCTTTGGGCTCGTCAACGCCTGCCTGGACCCAGTCATCTACGGCCTGTTCACCATTCACTTCCGTAAGGGGCTCCGGAGGTTTTACTGCAATGCCACCACGAAGTCCAACCTGGACAACATGACGGTTTTAACTGCATCTTTGACTTGTGCTACCAACTCTTTGCCACTGAAAAGAGAGGTGAGCCCTGCCAGCCAGGACAAGTTCATGTTGAGCAGTGATGATAACCACAGCAAAGCAGAGTTGACGTCAACAAGAAGCAGATTTTTAACAGCAGACAATGATGCAGAGAGAGATCCGAAGCAGTCCAGCCTTGAGAGCATCATATGA